A region of Vitis vinifera cultivar Pinot Noir 40024 chromosome 13, ASM3070453v1 DNA encodes the following proteins:
- the LOC104877894 gene encoding uncharacterized protein LOC104877894, protein MADFVLEYSRRPSQHQESSEQKWWTLRVDGASRSSGSGVGLPLQSPTGEHLAQAIRLGFSASNNEAEYEAILSGLDLALALSISKLWIYSDSQLVVRHVQNEYEAKDARMARYLAKVRNTLQQFTEWTIEKIKRTKNGRIDALAGITASLPIKEAILLPIHVQTNPSVAKISTCNTIEANQADSQEWTYNIAEYIQTGTLPGDPKQAHKVREDDLWHIEPIRKDIISQQ, encoded by the exons atggctgacttcgtgctagaatattCCCGAAGACCTAGCCAACACCAAGAATCAAGTGAACAAAAATGGTGGACTCtgcgagttgacggagcctcacgaTCATCAGGATCTGGAGTTGGGCTTCCactacagtccccaactggggaacatctggCGCAAGCCATCCGATTGGGATTCTctgcctctaacaatgaagcagaatacgagGCTATCTTGTctggattggacctcgcccttgctctatccATCTCCAAACTCTGGATCTACAGTGATTCGCAACTCGTGGTAAGGCACGTCCAGAatgaatatgaggctaaggacgcacgcatggcgcgatacttagcTAAAGTAAGGAATACCTTGCAGCAATTCACCgaatggacaatcgaaaaaatcaagCGAACTAAAAATGGGCGCATTGACGCCTTGGCCGGCATAACTGCCTCCCTCCCTATCAAAGAAGCTATTCtattgcctatacatgtgcaaaccAACCCCTCTGTCGCAAAGATCTCCACTTGCAATACCATTGAGGCAAACCAAGCGGATAGCCAAGAATGGACATACAACATCGCAGAATATATCCAGACAGGCACTCTACCCGGAGATCCCAAACAGGCACACAAagtccgg GAGGACGATCTCTGGCACATAGAGCCCATTCGCAAGGATATTATTAGCCAACAATGA